The Immundisolibacter cernigliae genome has a window encoding:
- the glsA gene encoding glutaminase A has translation MEDRPSDISALVRGIRTAVSPFRSTLRELQQRYRDLQDGRVADYIPELATADPAWFGIAVAGAADGQLFEAGNCEQEFTIQSISKPFVFGLALEDHGREAVAARVGVEPTGDAFNSIIKLDEGSHRPHNPMVNAGAIATAALIKGDTHVERLNRLLDMFGRYIGRRPKVDVAVFASERQTGHRNRSIAHLLLNFGMLPPNVEEVLDLYFQQCSILVTTRDLAMMAATLANGGVNPVTGVRALQAEYVQDLLSIMYTCGMYDYAGQWAYDVGLPAKSGVSGGVMTVVPGRMGMAVFSPPLDSHGNSVRGVAVCRELSQRFGLHCFGSAPPADAAQLPWPAHARVTPSAPPA, from the coding sequence ATGGAGGATCGGCCTTCCGATATCAGCGCCCTGGTGCGCGGCATTCGTACCGCGGTGTCGCCGTTTCGCAGCACCCTGCGCGAGTTGCAACAGCGCTACCGCGACCTGCAGGACGGCCGCGTGGCGGACTACATTCCGGAGCTGGCCACGGCCGATCCGGCCTGGTTTGGCATTGCGGTGGCCGGCGCCGCGGACGGGCAGCTGTTCGAGGCCGGCAACTGCGAGCAGGAGTTCACCATCCAGTCGATCTCCAAGCCGTTCGTGTTCGGCCTGGCGCTGGAGGACCACGGCCGCGAGGCGGTCGCCGCCCGGGTGGGCGTGGAGCCTACCGGCGATGCCTTCAATTCCATCATCAAGCTGGACGAGGGCAGCCACCGGCCGCACAACCCGATGGTCAACGCCGGCGCCATCGCCACCGCGGCCCTGATCAAGGGCGACACGCACGTCGAGCGCCTGAACCGCCTGCTGGACATGTTCGGCCGCTACATCGGCCGCCGGCCGAAGGTGGACGTTGCCGTGTTCGCCTCGGAGCGGCAGACCGGACACCGCAACCGCTCCATCGCGCACCTGCTGCTGAATTTCGGCATGCTGCCGCCGAACGTGGAGGAGGTTCTCGATCTGTACTTCCAGCAGTGCTCGATCCTGGTTACAACCCGCGACCTGGCCATGATGGCGGCCACGCTGGCCAATGGCGGAGTCAACCCGGTCACCGGCGTACGCGCCCTGCAGGCCGAGTACGTGCAGGACCTGCTGAGCATCATGTACACCTGCGGCATGTACGACTACGCGGGCCAATGGGCTTACGATGTCGGACTTCCAGCCAAAAGCGGCGTCTCCGGAGGCGTCATGACAGTAGTGCCCGGCCGCATGGGAATGGCCGTTTTTTCGCCGCCGCTCGACAGCCACGGCAACAGCGTGCGCGGTGTGGCGGTGTGCCGGGAGCTGTCGCAACGCTTCGGCTTGCACTGCTTCGGGAGCGCCCCGCCAGCGGATGCCGCGCAACTGCCGTGGCCTGCACACGCCCGGGTGACGCCGTCGGCCCCACCGGCATGA
- a CDS encoding alpha/beta fold hydrolase: MNSPEFVSRFVRAGAYKMHYIEWGDGMPVVMVHGGGPGAAGEFGWGHNVGALGRHGRAIAVDQIGFGLSDKPLDKEFSHQFLAEQLAVFIDTLCLDEVYLTGNSMGAYVAARYALDHPGRVKKLLLVSSGTIATGMGIEMGATPGMKKLVAYDGTKEGLRNFISGIQHHPERISEERLEKRWQYAQLPGVPEVQASFLNFFRDRRVNDPQAAQWFDLRHRLPKLDIPMHFIWGRHDVFATPEMADQLKELLPNATFEWFEDSGHVCQNDEPDRYNEVALKFFFAHETDRDVIAAAPSG; encoded by the coding sequence ATGAACAGCCCGGAATTCGTCTCGCGATTCGTACGTGCCGGTGCCTACAAGATGCACTACATCGAGTGGGGCGACGGCATGCCGGTGGTAATGGTGCACGGCGGCGGGCCGGGCGCGGCGGGCGAATTCGGCTGGGGCCACAACGTTGGCGCGCTCGGCCGGCATGGTCGCGCCATCGCGGTCGACCAGATCGGCTTTGGCCTGAGCGACAAGCCGCTCGACAAGGAGTTCTCGCATCAGTTCCTGGCCGAGCAACTGGCGGTGTTCATCGACACGCTGTGCCTGGACGAGGTGTACCTGACCGGCAACTCGATGGGCGCCTACGTGGCCGCGCGATACGCGCTGGATCACCCCGGGCGAGTCAAGAAGCTGCTGCTGGTCAGCAGCGGCACCATCGCCACCGGCATGGGTATCGAGATGGGCGCGACCCCGGGCATGAAAAAACTGGTGGCCTACGACGGCACCAAGGAAGGCTTGCGCAATTTCATCAGCGGCATCCAGCACCATCCGGAGCGCATCAGCGAGGAACGCCTGGAGAAGCGCTGGCAGTATGCGCAGCTTCCCGGCGTGCCCGAGGTGCAGGCTTCGTTCTTGAATTTTTTCCGCGACCGTCGGGTCAACGATCCGCAGGCCGCGCAGTGGTTCGACCTGCGCCATCGCCTGCCCAAGCTGGACATCCCCATGCACTTCATCTGGGGCCGGCACGACGTCTTCGCCACCCCGGAAATGGCCGATCAGCTAAAAGAGCTGCTGCCCAACGCCACTTTCGAGTGGTTCGAGGATTCCGGCCACGTCTGCCAGAACGACGAACCGGATCGGTACAACGAGGTGGCCCTGAAGTTCTTTTTTGCGCATGAGACAGATCGGGACGTTATCGCCGCCGCGCCGTCCGGCTGA
- a CDS encoding SDR family NAD(P)-dependent oxidoreductase, which produces MGRLQDRVALVFGASPHIAGTTAHWFAKEGARVAVADYKAEAAEACANFLRGKGFDAHALVGDPTQEADAQRLVAEAVGHYGRVDIMFNQVGNQYRHTVLDMNLHDWNRSLHGYLTGGMLTTKYTARAMTELGIAGSIIHIVSDAGHQGEAGNSAYNAAKAGLLNFCRGAAMELARSKIRVNTISPTFMDHLLWQYPAKMLNPRLHGPNTMSADDFLKGIPLGRFCNARDIANAAVFLASDESSFMTGQDLMLDGGARAGYFCWQPGQFSGITTEDAIGELQPHQYGEPAPQIKIDY; this is translated from the coding sequence ATGGGACGTTTGCAGGATCGCGTGGCGCTGGTGTTCGGCGCCAGCCCGCACATTGCCGGCACCACCGCGCACTGGTTTGCCAAGGAAGGCGCCCGGGTGGCGGTGGCCGACTACAAGGCCGAAGCCGCCGAGGCCTGCGCGAACTTCCTGCGCGGCAAGGGCTTTGATGCCCACGCCCTGGTCGGCGATCCCACGCAGGAGGCCGACGCCCAGCGCCTGGTGGCCGAGGCCGTCGGCCATTACGGGCGTGTTGACATCATGTTCAACCAGGTCGGCAACCAGTACCGCCACACGGTGCTGGACATGAACCTGCACGACTGGAACCGCAGCCTGCACGGGTATCTGACCGGCGGCATGCTGACCACCAAGTACACGGCTCGGGCCATGACCGAGCTGGGTATCGCGGGCTCGATCATCCACATCGTGTCCGACGCCGGCCACCAGGGCGAGGCCGGCAACAGCGCCTACAACGCCGCCAAGGCCGGGCTGCTGAACTTCTGTCGCGGCGCCGCCATGGAACTGGCGCGCAGCAAGATTCGCGTCAACACCATCAGCCCCACCTTCATGGACCACCTGCTGTGGCAGTACCCGGCCAAGATGCTCAATCCGCGCCTGCACGGTCCCAACACGATGTCCGCGGATGATTTCCTGAAAGGCATTCCGCTGGGCCGCTTCTGCAACGCGCGCGACATCGCCAATGCGGCGGTGTTTCTGGCCTCCGACGAATCGTCGTTCATGACCGGCCAGGACCTGATGCTCGACGGCGGCGCGCGGGCCGGCTATTTCTGCTGGCAGCCTGGCCAGTTCAGCGGCATCACCACCGAGGACGCCATCGGCGAGCTGCAGCCGCACCAGTACGGCGAGCCCGCACCGCAGATCAAGATCGATTATTGA
- a CDS encoding response regulator, with the protein MTIAQRLLLSFGLILLLFGINVALALGAQFFRSNSVERIQDAAESQLLLARAALQLRALDPRSGAVEATPSAALDDTLTQLASRESLAGSTDLQALRKAVDELRSGTWSSHEASDPLLRRIRVHLAALQAAQQAHADAVAAQDASVERLTRQVSIANLLITGVLVVVVTLHFFVFLRRRVIQLNAGAQRIGGGDLTYRIPLEHDDELADVARGINQMAGQLQQAARSTEEARQAAEQANQLKSAFLANMSHELRTPMNAIIGYTEMLLEDLGDRADDPDAEQMVQDLERIRSSGKHLLALINDILDLSKIEAGKMELSLETFPVQALLTDVVDTVRPLVAKNSNTLVLQVPDDPGSMHADLTRLRQSLFNLLSNAAKFTDHGTITLGVELQAEGPRPRLRFSVTDTGIGMTEQQLGKVFEDFAQADSSTARRFGGTGLGLSISRRFCRMMGGDISVRSIAGVGSTFTIDLPVHVSETAAEDNAPTTQSTITAQQGGDLVLVIDDDPGMLELMGRLLNREGYRVVTASTGEEGLDIVKQLRPQAVVLDVLMPRTDGWSVLSSLKADDQTRAIPVIVLTMLDDSEMAFALGAADFMTKPVDRQQLAASLRRCGLVPQEGTVLVVDDDAQSRALTRRALADGSWQIMEANDGWQAFEVMQQRPPDLILLDWLMPGMGGLEFLTRLRAGEQDRVQTPVIVVTSQELADEEQLELDRYRALRISKSALTRGALQAQISIALQDVRPQARAAGG; encoded by the coding sequence GTGACGATTGCGCAGCGGCTGTTGCTGTCGTTCGGCTTGATCCTGCTGCTGTTCGGTATCAATGTGGCGCTGGCCCTGGGGGCGCAATTTTTTCGCTCGAACAGCGTCGAACGCATCCAGGATGCGGCCGAAAGTCAGTTGCTGCTGGCCCGCGCCGCGCTGCAATTACGGGCTTTGGACCCGCGTTCAGGGGCCGTGGAAGCCACTCCTTCGGCCGCATTGGACGATACGCTCACACAGCTTGCCAGCAGAGAGTCCCTGGCCGGCAGCACCGATCTGCAGGCCCTGCGCAAGGCGGTGGATGAACTGCGCAGCGGCACTTGGTCCTCGCATGAGGCAAGCGATCCTCTGTTGCGCCGCATTCGCGTGCACCTGGCCGCGTTACAGGCGGCGCAGCAAGCGCATGCCGACGCCGTGGCGGCTCAGGATGCGTCTGTCGAGCGCCTGACCCGGCAGGTGAGCATCGCCAACCTGCTGATCACCGGCGTGCTGGTGGTGGTGGTGACCCTGCATTTCTTTGTCTTCCTGCGCCGCCGCGTGATCCAGCTGAATGCCGGTGCGCAGCGCATCGGCGGCGGCGACCTTACCTACCGCATTCCCCTGGAGCATGACGACGAGCTGGCGGATGTGGCACGCGGCATCAACCAGATGGCCGGTCAGTTGCAGCAGGCTGCCCGCAGCACCGAGGAGGCACGTCAGGCGGCCGAGCAGGCCAATCAGTTGAAGAGCGCTTTTCTGGCCAACATGAGCCACGAGTTGCGCACGCCGATGAACGCCATCATTGGCTACACAGAAATGCTGCTGGAAGACCTTGGCGACCGTGCCGACGATCCGGACGCCGAGCAGATGGTGCAGGATCTGGAACGCATCCGCAGTTCAGGCAAGCACCTGCTGGCGTTGATCAACGACATCCTGGACCTGTCCAAGATCGAGGCCGGCAAGATGGAGCTGAGCCTCGAAACCTTCCCGGTGCAGGCCCTGCTGACGGACGTGGTCGACACGGTGCGCCCGCTGGTGGCTAAGAACAGCAATACGCTGGTGTTGCAGGTGCCTGACGATCCCGGCTCCATGCACGCCGACCTGACGCGGCTGCGCCAATCGCTGTTCAACCTGCTGTCGAATGCCGCCAAGTTCACCGACCACGGCACCATCACCCTGGGCGTCGAGCTGCAGGCCGAGGGCCCGCGCCCGCGCCTGCGTTTCAGCGTGACCGACACCGGTATTGGCATGACCGAACAGCAGTTGGGCAAGGTATTCGAGGATTTCGCGCAGGCCGACTCGTCCACGGCCCGCCGTTTTGGTGGTACCGGGCTGGGGTTGAGTATCAGCCGGCGCTTCTGTCGCATGATGGGTGGCGACATCAGCGTGCGTTCGATTGCCGGTGTCGGCTCGACATTTACCATCGACCTGCCGGTGCACGTCAGCGAAACTGCTGCCGAGGACAACGCGCCGACGACGCAGTCGACCATCACTGCCCAGCAGGGGGGCGACCTGGTGTTGGTGATCGACGACGACCCGGGCATGCTCGAATTGATGGGCCGGTTGCTGAACCGCGAGGGCTATCGAGTGGTCACGGCCAGTACCGGGGAGGAGGGGCTGGACATCGTCAAGCAGCTGCGGCCGCAGGCGGTCGTTCTGGATGTGCTGATGCCGCGAACGGACGGCTGGTCGGTCCTGTCATCGCTGAAGGCCGATGATCAGACGCGGGCCATTCCGGTCATCGTGCTGACCATGCTCGACGACAGCGAGATGGCATTCGCGCTGGGGGCGGCGGACTTCATGACCAAGCCGGTCGACCGCCAGCAGTTGGCCGCCAGTCTGCGCCGTTGCGGTCTGGTGCCGCAGGAGGGGACGGTGCTGGTGGTCGACGACGACGCGCAGTCGCGGGCCCTGACCCGGCGGGCGCTGGCCGACGGCAGCTGGCAGATCATGGAGGCGAACGACGGCTGGCAGGCGTTCGAGGTGATGCAGCAGCGCCCGCCGGACCTGATACTCCTGGACTGGCTCATGCCGGGCATGGGCGGGCTCGAGTTTCTGACCCGACTGCGCGCCGGCGAACAAGATCGCGTGCAGACGCCGGTCATTGTCGTCACGTCCCAGGAACTGGCTGACGAGGAACAGCTTGAGCTGGACCGCTATCGGGCATTGCGGATCAGCAAGTCTGCCCTGACGCGTGGCGCACTGCAGGCACAGATCAGCATCGCCCTGCAGGATGTGCGCCCGCAGGCGCGGGCGGCGGGAGGTTGA
- a CDS encoding response regulator, translating into MSSSPGGAVELSAHLLHDLRTPVNAILGYSNLLVEDTPDDVELQRRVEPVRRSGERLNDLIGTLPRSGPLPADWLPSLQAPLAELETGIAGLRSWDGAPQEDVDHIETARSRLLELLARLAVNDDPTRLQSAPQPQSAPPSLPQSPLVPLTGSSILIVDDNDLNRDLLSRRLRQLGHQVDEVGDGDTALRMLQRRPYDLLLLDIIMPGLDGYQVLERLKADPDLSSLPVLVISALTEMDSVARCIDLGAVDFLPKNVDPVVLRARVTRSIEQKRARDRETGYLKDVAKLTAAAASVRDGQRVDEAELERVGQRTDDLGELARAFGRMVHEFNQREAALRAQLAEVHRLEVDAASRSRAVAEITESEYFQDLRAKARALRER; encoded by the coding sequence ATGAGCTCGTCCCCGGGGGGGGCGGTCGAGCTGTCGGCGCACCTGTTGCACGACCTGCGCACGCCGGTCAACGCCATTCTGGGTTACTCCAACCTGCTGGTCGAAGACACCCCGGACGACGTCGAGTTGCAGCGGCGGGTCGAGCCGGTGCGCCGGTCCGGTGAGCGGCTGAACGACCTGATCGGAACGCTGCCGCGCAGCGGGCCGCTGCCGGCCGACTGGCTGCCGTCGCTGCAGGCGCCGCTGGCCGAACTTGAAACGGGCATCGCCGGCTTGCGGTCGTGGGACGGCGCGCCGCAGGAGGACGTGGATCACATCGAAACGGCGCGCAGCAGACTGCTTGAACTGCTCGCCCGACTGGCTGTCAACGACGACCCGACGCGGCTTCAAAGCGCTCCCCAGCCGCAGTCGGCGCCGCCATCGCTGCCGCAGTCGCCGCTCGTGCCGCTGACCGGCAGCAGCATTCTGATCGTCGACGACAATGACCTGAACCGTGACCTGCTCAGCCGGCGCCTGCGGCAGCTCGGCCACCAGGTCGACGAGGTCGGCGATGGCGATACCGCCCTGCGCATGCTGCAGCGCCGTCCGTACGACCTGCTGCTGCTGGACATCATCATGCCGGGGCTGGACGGCTATCAGGTACTCGAACGGCTGAAGGCCGATCCCGACCTTTCATCACTGCCGGTGCTGGTCATCTCCGCGCTGACGGAAATGGACAGTGTGGCGCGCTGCATCGATCTGGGCGCCGTGGATTTTCTGCCCAAGAACGTCGACCCGGTGGTGCTGCGCGCGCGCGTGACCCGCTCGATCGAGCAAAAGCGCGCCCGCGATCGCGAAACCGGCTACCTGAAGGACGTGGCCAAACTGACCGCGGCGGCCGCCAGCGTGCGCGATGGCCAGCGCGTGGACGAGGCTGAACTCGAACGGGTCGGGCAACGCACCGACGACCTGGGCGAACTGGCGCGGGCCTTCGGGCGCATGGTGCACGAATTCAACCAACGGGAGGCCGCCCTGCGCGCCCAGCTGGCCGAAGTTCACCGGCTGGAAGTCGACGCCGCCAGCCGCTCGCGGGCGGTGGCCGAAATCACTGAAAGCGAGTATTTCCAGGACCTGCGCGCCAAGGCTCGCGCCCTGCGCGAACGTTGA
- a CDS encoding response regulator, translating to MAKILLVEDNEMNRDMLSRRLLRKGFDVVMAEDGAAGVARAVSEAPAVILMDMSLPVIDGWEATRRLKADPATAHIPVIALTAHAMSEDRDKAMAAGCDDYDTKPIDLDRLLGKIAGLLAKTGAA from the coding sequence ATGGCAAAGATTCTGCTGGTCGAGGACAACGAGATGAACCGCGACATGCTGTCGCGACGGCTGCTGCGCAAGGGCTTCGACGTGGTGATGGCCGAGGACGGGGCCGCTGGCGTCGCACGCGCCGTCAGCGAGGCGCCGGCAGTGATTCTGATGGACATGAGCCTGCCGGTAATCGATGGCTGGGAGGCCACCCGCCGCCTGAAGGCCGATCCGGCCACGGCGCACATCCCGGTGATCGCCCTGACCGCGCATGCGATGAGCGAGGACCGGGACAAGGCCATGGCCGCGGGCTGCGATGATTACGACACCAAGCCCATCGACCTGGACCGGCTGCTGGGCAAGATCGCAGGCTTGCTGGCAAAAACCGGAGCTGCCTGA
- a CDS encoding MinD/ParA family ATP-binding protein, with the protein MTRTVSIHSYRGGTGKSNLVANLAAALARAGQRVGVVDTDIQSPGIHVLFGLAPDQIGRTLNDFLWGNCEMLAATYDRTAVLGSCTGSVHLVPSSIKAGDIARIVKHGFDVALLNDGFQQLSRALDLDFLLVDTHPGVNEETLLSIAVSDTLLLIVRPDRQDFQGTAVTVDLARQLDVQDANIVLNKVLPGMDRAILSARAEEAFGIPVLAILPLCEGLLSLGSESIFGLSSPDDPYAVAVSAMAARLLR; encoded by the coding sequence GTGACTCGGACGGTATCGATTCATTCCTATCGCGGCGGCACCGGCAAGTCCAACCTGGTGGCCAATCTGGCGGCGGCGCTGGCGCGCGCCGGCCAGCGCGTGGGCGTTGTGGATACCGACATCCAGTCGCCGGGCATCCACGTGCTGTTCGGCCTGGCGCCGGACCAGATCGGCCGCACGCTGAACGACTTCCTGTGGGGCAACTGCGAGATGCTCGCTGCCACCTACGACCGAACGGCCGTGCTTGGGTCGTGCACCGGATCGGTGCATCTGGTGCCCTCGAGCATCAAAGCGGGCGATATTGCCCGCATCGTCAAGCATGGTTTTGACGTGGCCCTGCTCAATGACGGCTTTCAGCAACTCAGTCGCGCGCTGGATCTGGATTTTCTATTGGTCGACACCCACCCTGGCGTCAACGAGGAAACGCTGCTTTCGATTGCCGTGTCCGACACGCTGCTGTTGATCGTGCGACCGGACCGGCAGGACTTCCAGGGCACGGCGGTTACCGTGGACCTGGCCCGGCAACTGGATGTGCAGGACGCAAACATCGTGCTGAACAAGGTTCTGCCGGGCATGGACCGGGCAATCCTGAGCGCGCGCGCCGAAGAGGCCTTCGGCATCCCGGTGCTGGCCATATTGCCGCTGTGCGAAGGGCTGCTCAGCCTGGGCAGCGAAAGCATATTCGGTCTCAGCTCGCCGGATGATCCTTACGCGGTCGCCGTGAGCGCCATGGCCGCCCGCTTGTTGCGCTAG